In one Oscillospiraceae bacterium genomic region, the following are encoded:
- a CDS encoding sugar ABC transporter permease → MKKWLIGMALCALGFFVWVPLWLLLSGSLMGAEEMAHNLAPVLGKGEGYALWPLLPMYPTLRPWVELLLDSPAFFTMFWNSCRQVLPVVAGQVLIGAPAAWAFARFRFRGKRALFSLYIVLMLMPFQVTMVSSYLVLDGLGLMNTVWAVILPGAVSTFPVFLMVRFFTAIPSSLTEAAALDGAGPLQIFFHIGLPLGAPGILSAVVLGFLEYWNALEQPLTFLKDKTLWPLSLYLPTISAENAGASLVASVVMLLPALLIFLFGQKYLEAGIAASGLKD, encoded by the coding sequence ATGAAAAAGTGGCTGATCGGCATGGCGCTGTGCGCCCTGGGCTTCTTCGTCTGGGTGCCCCTGTGGCTGCTGCTCTCCGGCTCCCTCATGGGCGCGGAGGAGATGGCCCACAACCTGGCCCCCGTGCTGGGGAAGGGGGAGGGCTACGCTTTGTGGCCCCTGCTGCCCATGTACCCCACCCTGCGGCCCTGGGTGGAGCTGCTGCTGGACAGCCCGGCCTTCTTCACCATGTTCTGGAACTCCTGCCGCCAGGTGCTCCCGGTGGTGGCCGGTCAGGTGCTCATCGGCGCGCCCGCGGCCTGGGCCTTCGCCCGGTTCCGCTTTCGGGGCAAGCGGGCCCTCTTTTCCCTGTACATCGTGCTCATGCTCATGCCCTTCCAGGTGACCATGGTCTCCAGCTACCTGGTGCTGGACGGGCTGGGGCTGATGAATACGGTTTGGGCCGTAATCCTGCCCGGCGCGGTGTCCACCTTCCCGGTGTTCCTCATGGTGCGCTTCTTCACCGCCATTCCCTCCTCCCTCACCGAGGCGGCCGCCCTGGACGGGGCGGGGCCGCTGCAAATCTTCTTCCACATCGGCCTGCCCCTGGGGGCCCCCGGCATCCTCTCCGCCGTGGTGCTGGGCTTTCTGGAGTACTGGAACGCCCTGGAGCAGCCCCTCACCTTCCTCAAGGACAAGACCCTCTGGCCCCTCTCGCTCTACCTGCCCACCATCTCCGCCGAGAACGCCGGGGCCTCCCTGGTGGCGTCGGTGGTCATGCTGCTGCCCGCGCTGCTCATTTTCCTCTTCGGGCAAAAATATCTGGAGGCGGGCATCGCGGCCTCCGGCTTAAAGGATTAA
- a CDS encoding ABC transporter ATP-binding protein: MDLTVEKVNKWYSADSHAVKDMDLEVKDGEFMVFVGPSGCGKSTLLRMIAGLERVDGGSISMDGRVINRVPPKERDIAMVFQNYALYPTMKVYDNMAFPLKMRRWKREDIRRRVEEVAASLDLTEYLNRRPGALSGGQRQRVALGRAMVRAPRLFLMDEPLSNLDAKLRVRMRREIVELQRRLGTTTIYVTHDQTEAMTMGTRIAIMKDGVLQQVDTPQAVYDAPANLFVAQFIGSPPMNVWPGEAVPGFGPEVLVGARPEHVAVGEGAGFSLRARIDALERTGRETLVYLSAPGSEPFVMTAEAGFAGQIGEMIPVSVPREKLLCFERESGARIGA; this comes from the coding sequence ATGGATTTGACCGTTGAAAAAGTGAATAAGTGGTACTCCGCCGACTCCCACGCCGTGAAGGATATGGACCTGGAGGTGAAGGACGGGGAGTTTATGGTCTTCGTGGGCCCGTCGGGCTGCGGCAAGTCCACCCTGCTGCGCATGATCGCCGGGCTGGAGCGGGTGGACGGGGGCAGCATCTCCATGGACGGGAGGGTCATCAACCGGGTGCCGCCCAAGGAGCGGGACATCGCCATGGTGTTCCAGAACTACGCCCTCTACCCCACCATGAAGGTCTACGACAACATGGCCTTTCCCCTGAAAATGCGCCGCTGGAAGCGGGAGGACATCCGCCGCCGGGTGGAGGAGGTGGCGGCGAGCCTGGACCTCACCGAGTACCTGAACCGCCGCCCCGGGGCCCTCTCCGGCGGGCAGCGGCAGCGGGTGGCCCTGGGCCGGGCCATGGTGCGCGCCCCCCGGCTCTTCCTCATGGACGAGCCGCTGTCCAACCTGGATGCCAAGCTCCGGGTGCGGATGCGGCGGGAGATTGTGGAGCTCCAGCGCAGGCTGGGCACCACCACCATCTACGTCACCCACGACCAGACCGAGGCCATGACCATGGGCACCCGCATCGCCATCATGAAGGACGGGGTGCTCCAGCAGGTGGACACTCCCCAGGCGGTCTACGACGCCCCCGCCAACCTCTTCGTGGCCCAGTTCATCGGCTCCCCGCCCATGAACGTGTGGCCGGGGGAGGCCGTGCCCGGCTTCGGGCCGGAGGTGCTGGTGGGGGCCCGGCCCGAGCACGTGGCGGTGGGGGAGGGGGCGGGCTTCTCCCTCCGGGCGCGCATCGACGCGCTGGAGCGCACCGGGCGGGAGACCCTGGTCTACCTCTCCGCACCCGGGTCGGAGCCCTTCGTCATGACCGCGGAGGCGGGCTTCGCGGGGCAAATCGGGGAGATGATCCCGGTGTCGGTGCCCCGGGAGAAGCTGTTGTGCTTCGAGCGGGAGAGCGGGGCGCGGATCGGCGCGTAG